The following are from one region of the Meleagris gallopavo isolate NT-WF06-2002-E0010 breed Aviagen turkey brand Nicholas breeding stock chromosome 21, Turkey_5.1, whole genome shotgun sequence genome:
- the MRPS17 gene encoding 28S ribosomal protein S17, mitochondrial encodes MSVPRGAVHAKWIVGKVIGTKMQKTAKVRVTRLVLDPYLLKFFNKRKTYFAHDPLQQCVVGDIVLLKALPERRSKHVKHELAEIVFKVGNVIDPITGKPCAGTRFLENLSDSENLTEADTTYLSEKLQELKVCSTDK; translated from the exons ATGTCTGTACCACGTGGAGCTGTCCATGCAAAATGGATAGTAGGGAAAGTCATAGGaaccaaaatgcagaaaactgcCAAAGTGAGAGTGACAAGGCTTGTACTAGATCCTTACTTACTAAAG TTCTTTAACAAGAGGAAAACCTATTTTGCCCATGATCCATTGCAGCAGTGTGTTGTTGGAGACATTGTTCTTCTTAAAGCCTTGCCTGAGCGGAGGAGCAAACACGTGAAACACGAACTGGCTGAAATTGTTTTCAAGGTTGGAAATGTCATAGATCCGATCACAGGAAAGCCCTGTGCAGGAACCAGATTTCTTGAAAATCTATCAGATTCAGAAAACCTGACAGAGGCAGATACCACCTATCTAAGTGAAAAACTCCAGGAACTTAAAGTTTGTTCAACAGACAAATAg